A single Coregonus clupeaformis isolate EN_2021a chromosome 39, ASM2061545v1, whole genome shotgun sequence DNA region contains:
- the LOC121554253 gene encoding B-cell scaffold protein with ankyrin repeats-like, whose amino-acid sequence MSSAEDLLIIYEAEAEQWAVYLRSIFAGPVPEGGICCYDIATVTSRREDFLRLGQYKVKLLILSRGMLEGLCQLRRFFLARVLNPAAHVVVLLCGVDSLAPLLEVVPLKGDECLQISSEQDADEYMSAVTDIVQRGHQAAAGNVSSVPGKLTGLELNLKLESRQSTGASSTKPNNMLLVPSRVPCGTPGEVFIILKDTVASKDAEVEFSRSKQRVRVKPVHWNKHTLCVNAADFPAGSVGVTLYCCGVVMGKAHLQYYSTMDEMACLLTRVADPVDFMCQSLQVSSVEKLDQRLSSMLLEAMPSTGFQGLQGDYPPEGEAHPEEVPSLLHFAAQNGFKDVSNVLLQCPGAKRALCTANRQGQTPAEIAQHNGHDELHVVLQQTLNMFTVGKDSDDTSVYEMMCTAGNPSAPDTQIEEHGEGEEVGDDEDEEDLYAPLGVNDEDYDTILTSSGAVVIANRPPAPTPRPETTPVKEDSTPFIAQVFQKKMSQSDTETLYSLPTKQARGRDVISSTYDTFVPNQPPGLEQLIELQEKVKSGSLSMDEALERFSDWQRVQKGMDAIQQEKLRQLRASIINNREDDESVYDKINIIHHTPNVTVNECRRGSQPVETDFYSKPLKGQHVPSNKKQDP is encoded by the exons ATGAGCTCAG CCGAGGACCTGCTCATCATCTATGAGGCGGAGGCAGAGCAGTGGGCTGTATACCTGCGCTCTATCTTTGCCGGACCAGTCCCGGAGGGAGGGATCTGTTGCTATGACATCGCCACGGTGACCAGCCGGCGGGAGGACTTCCTGCGACTGGGCCAGTACAAGGTCAAGCTGTTAATCCTGTCCAGGGGCATGCTAGAGGGCCTGTGCCAGCTCCGACGCTTCTTCCTGGCCCGGGTGCTGAACCCTGCGGCCCACGTGGTGGTGCTCCTATGTGGGGTGGATAGCCTGGCGCCCCTGCTGGAGGTGGTGCCCCTCAAGGGGGACGAGTGTCTGCAGATATCCAGCGAGCAAGACGCCGACGAGTACATGTCGGCTGTGACCGACATCGTGCAGAGAG GGCACCAGGCTGCAGCAGGGAACGTCAGTTCTGTTCCTGGGAAGTTGACAGGACTGGAGCTAAACTTAAAGTTGGAGAGCAGGCAGTCTACCGGAGCCTCCAGTACCAAACCCAACAACATGCTGCTGGTCCCCTCCAGAGTTCCCTGTGGG ACACCAGGCGAGGTGTTCATTATTTTAAAAGACACTGTGGCCAGTAAAGATGCTGAGGTTGAGTTCAGTAGGAGTAAACAGAGGGTGAGAGTGAAACCTGTCCACTGGAACAAACACACCCTCTGTGTGAACGCAGCAG ACTTCCCAGCAGGAAGTGTGGGCGTAACACTGTACTGTTGTGGGGTGGTGATGGGGAAGGCCCATCTGCAGTACTACAGCACCATGGATGAGATGGCTTGCCTTCTGACCAGGGTGGCAGACCCTGTGGACTTCATGTGCCAG TCTCTTCAGGTGTCCTCGGTGGAGAAGCTGGACCAAAGGCTGTCCTCCATGCTGTTGGAAGCCATGCCCTCCACAGGCTTCCAGGGACTGCAGGGAGATTACCCACCCGAAGGAG AGGCGCACCCAGAGGAGGTGCCGTCACTTCTCCACTTTGCTGCCCAGAACGGGTTTAAGGACGTCTCCAATGTGTTGCTACAATGTCCTGGTGCGAAAAGAGCTCTGTGCACAGCTAACCGCCAAGGTCAGACGCCCGCTGAGATCGCCCAACATAATGGACATGATGAGCTCCATGTAGTGCTGCAGCAGACCCTG AATATGTTCACCGTGGGCAAGGACAGTGATGACACCAGTGTCTATGAGATGATGTGCACAGCAG GGAATCCCAGTGCTCCAGACACTCAGATAGAGGAgcatggagagggggaggaggtgggggatgatgaggatgaggaggaccTGTACGCCCCGCTGGGTGTAAATGATGAAGACTATGACACCATCTTGACCTCCAGCGGCGCCGTTGTTATTGCTAACAGACCACCAGCGCCCACGCCCCGGCCCGAGACCACCCCTGTCAAAGAGGACAGCACCCCCTTTATAGCTCAAG TGTTCCAGAAGAAGATGTCACAGAGTGATACTGAAACACTGTATTCTCTACCCACTAAGCAAG CACGCGGGCGAGACGTGATCTCCTCCACATATGACACGTTTGTGCCCAACCAGCCACCTGGGCTGGAGCAGCTGATTGAGCTACAGGAGAAGGTGAAGAGCGGGTCTCTCAGTATGGACGAGGCTCTGGAGAGGTTTAGTGACTGGCAGAGGGTCCAGAAAGGAATGGACGCCATTCAACAG GAGAAACTACGCCAGCTGAGGGCGAGTATCATCAACAACAGAGAGGACGATGAAAGTGTCTATG ataaaatcaaCATCATCCACCACACACCCA ATGTGACTGTGAATGAATGTCGCAGAGGAAGCCAGCCGGTGGAGACTGACTTTTATAGCAAACCACTTAAAGGACAACAT GTGCCATCAAACAAGAAACAAGATCCTTAA